Proteins co-encoded in one Longimicrobium terrae genomic window:
- a CDS encoding MFS transporter — MAERLDPYISLRNPAFRWYVAALVAMTLGTQIQATVVGWQVYALTKDPLALGLVGLAEALPFISAALFAGHVADRHNRKTLAMYSTALQVLCAGALLMITLSPSVLAGGREWPIFAVVFVSGIARSFLQPARTAISAEIVPREQYANAIAWRSSMWEASAVLGPALGGVLYGFASARLAYTVEAVLCALGLLGLGMMAYTPRVREIVAGEESIWQNLTVGIRFLFTQKELLGAQVLDLFSVLFGGAVALLPIFAAERLHVGPQGLGVLRAAPAAGAVLMSVVIAHRTLRKAGPKLFLCVAGFGLCWIFFALSRSFWLSLGLLVISGMLDNVSVVIRSTLLTVRTPEHMLGRVSAVNQIFIGSSNEIGSFESGVMARLLGVVRSIVVGGVATLAVVGVTAWRVPALRKLDELS, encoded by the coding sequence ATGGCCGAACGGCTCGATCCATACATTTCGCTCCGCAATCCGGCGTTCCGGTGGTACGTGGCCGCGCTGGTGGCCATGACGCTGGGGACGCAGATCCAGGCCACGGTGGTGGGCTGGCAGGTGTACGCGCTCACCAAGGATCCGCTGGCGCTGGGGCTTGTGGGACTGGCGGAGGCGCTGCCGTTCATCAGCGCGGCGCTCTTTGCCGGGCACGTGGCCGACCGGCACAACCGCAAGACGCTGGCGATGTACAGCACCGCGCTGCAGGTCCTCTGCGCCGGCGCGCTGCTGATGATCACGCTGAGCCCGTCCGTGCTGGCCGGCGGGCGCGAGTGGCCCATCTTTGCGGTGGTGTTCGTCAGCGGGATTGCGCGCAGCTTTCTGCAGCCCGCGCGCACGGCCATCAGCGCCGAGATCGTTCCGCGGGAGCAGTACGCCAACGCCATCGCGTGGCGGTCGTCCATGTGGGAGGCGTCGGCGGTGCTGGGGCCGGCGCTGGGCGGCGTGCTGTACGGATTCGCCAGCGCGCGGCTGGCGTACACGGTAGAGGCGGTGCTGTGCGCGCTGGGCCTGCTGGGGCTGGGGATGATGGCCTACACGCCGCGCGTGCGCGAGATCGTGGCCGGCGAGGAAAGCATCTGGCAGAACCTGACGGTGGGCATCCGCTTTCTGTTCACGCAGAAGGAGCTGCTGGGCGCGCAGGTGCTGGACCTGTTTTCGGTGCTGTTCGGCGGGGCGGTGGCGCTGCTCCCCATCTTTGCGGCCGAGCGGCTGCACGTGGGGCCGCAGGGGCTGGGCGTGCTGCGCGCGGCGCCCGCGGCCGGCGCGGTGCTGATGTCCGTGGTCATCGCGCACCGCACGCTGCGCAAGGCGGGGCCCAAGCTGTTTCTGTGCGTGGCGGGATTCGGGCTGTGCTGGATCTTCTTTGCGCTGTCGCGGTCATTCTGGCTGTCGCTGGGGCTGCTGGTGATCAGCGGCATGCTGGACAACGTCAGCGTGGTGATCCGCAGCACGCTGCTCACTGTCCGCACCCCCGAGCACATGCTGGGGCGCGTGTCGGCGGTGAATCAGATCTTCATCGGATCAAGCAACGAGATCGGCTCGTTTGAGAGCGGCGTGATGGCGCGGTTGCTGGGGGTGGTGCGGTCCATCGTGGTGGGCGGGGTGGCGACGCTGGCCGTGGTGGGCGTGACCGCCTGGCGCGTCCCCGCCCTCCGCAAGCTGGACGAGCTGAGCTGA
- a CDS encoding DUF433 domain-containing protein produces the protein MTEIDQRITSNPAVRSGKPVVRGTRIAVSDVLEYLAGGMTIGEVLADFPDLDAEDIRAVLAFAAQRDYRRSPIT, from the coding sequence ATGACTGAGATCGATCAGCGAATCACCTCGAACCCCGCCGTGCGCAGCGGAAAGCCGGTCGTGCGTGGAACGCGCATCGCGGTGTCCGACGTGCTGGAGTACCTCGCGGGCGGAATGACAATCGGGGAAGTCCTGGCGGACTTCCCCGATCTGGATGCGGAGGACATCCGCGCCGTGCTGGCCTTTGCGGCTCAACGCGACTACCGGCGCTCTCCGATCACGTAA